Proteins co-encoded in one Juglans regia cultivar Chandler chromosome 16, Walnut 2.0, whole genome shotgun sequence genomic window:
- the LOC108981479 gene encoding BAHD acyltransferase At5g47980-like has product MEIKVEIINREVIKPSPTPHHLRCFDLCLLDQLQPKVFIPLVLFYSNNSTVNPSDLPHFKAADISHRLKTSLAETLSRFYPLAGRVKDNVSIECNDAGVDYLEARVNCRQSDILERPEQKTLYHFFPKEIVSPQPSTERLVLVQVTFFDCGGMAIGVCVSHMLADAATTCMFIHSWAGAALAARASDMAVLLPEFSAASRIPPRIEFNIRSPSRGLVNRTTVTRRYVFHASNIAALKAKAASTKVPQPTRIEVVSSLIWKCAIKASRSNHRSLMPSMLTQMMNIREKLVPPFPKNAFGNLVCTFGAQTTESEIQLHDLVIELRKRKEAICEDYATKLYGDEAFSIISEKFKQLGNLLASKDIHHIFFSSWCRNPLYEYADFGWGRPTWVTVATMVLNNPIVLMDTRDGSGIEAWITLSEEDMALFEHDKELLEFASFNPSVLN; this is encoded by the coding sequence ATGGAGATCAAAGTTGAGATCATCAATAGAGAGGTAATAAAACCTTCTCCAACTCCCCATCACCTTAGATGCTTCGACCTCTGCCTCCTAGATCAGCTCCAACCCAAAGTTTTTATACCATTGGTGCTATTCTACTCCAACAACAGTACTGTCAATCCTTCTGATCTTCCCCATTTCAAGGCTGCAGATATATCCCATAGGCTAAAGACATCATTGGCTGAAACTCTGAGTCGTTTCTACCCACTTGCTGGGAGAGTCAAAGATAATGTCTCAATCGAGTGCAACGATGCTGGAGTTGATTATTTGGAAGCTCGAGTCAACTGCCGTCAATCAGACATTCTTGAACGACCTGAACAGAAAACGTTGTACCACTTTTTTCCGAAAGAGATTGTATCTCCGCAACCAAGCACAGAACGTTTGGTTCTAGTTCAAGTTACTTTCTTTGATTGTGGAGGAATGGCCATTGGGGTGTGCGTTTCCCACATGTTAGCCGATGCAGCCACGACTTGCATGTTTATACACAGCTGGGCTGGCGCGGCACTTGCTGCACGTGCGTCTGATATGGCAGTGCTTCTACCTGAATTTAGTGCAGCATCTCGCATACCACCGAGAATAGAGTTCAACATCAGATCGCCATCCAGGGGATTGGTGAACAGGACGACTGTTACAAGAAGGTATGTGTTCCATGCATCAAACATTGCTGCTCTGAAGGCAAAAGCCGCCAGCACTAAAGTTCCGCAGCCCACACGCATAGAAGTAGTGTCATCTCTCATTTGGAAATGTGCGATAAAAGCCTCAAGGTCAAACCACCGATCTCTAATGCCATCTATGCTGACCCAAATGATGAATATCCGCGAAAAGCTTGTCCCACCATTTCCCAAAAATGCTTTTGGGAATCTCGTGTGCACTTTTGGGGCACAAACAACGGAGAGTGAGATACAGTTGCACGACTTGGTTATTGAGttaaggaaaaggaaagaagcTATTTGTGAAGATTATGCAACAAAATTATATGGGGACGAGGCTTTCTCTATTATTAGTGAGAAATTCAAACAGCTTGGTAATCTTCTGGCCTCAAAGGATATACACCACATTTTCTTTTCCAGCTGGTGCAGAAATCCACTATATGAGTACGCTGACTTTGGATGGGGGAGGCCAACGTGGGTGACTGTCGCTACTATGGTGTTAAATAATCCCATAGTTTTGATGGATACGAGAGATGGGAGTGGAATAGAAGCTTGGATTACTCTCAGTGAAGAAGACATGGCATTATTTGAACATGACAAAGAGCTGCTTGAATTTGCATCGTTCAATCCCAGTGTtctgaattaa